AAGAATTTGTGCCATTAGGTTTTTCTTTAAGAAAATATTAATTAAAAATTAATCTGATCACAACAATCCATTGCGACTGCCCCTGCTCTTGAAGCAGCAAAATGAGTTAAACGGCTTGAAAAACAACGGCAGCCTATTGACCCAGTTCACCACTTATACCAACTGTTACAACAGCTACAGTCTAATAAACCAGAAACAAACGCCTTTGTCAAATAAAGTAGACAGATAACAATATAAGAATATTAGTTTTTTAATTTCGGATCTTTCAGGTAAGCAAACTGAAAACCTTCGTCGTATGACTAAAGGTAAATGTTAAAGGTTATAATTCAGAATGCAGAGTGAGCTTTGGAACTTTTATTATGATCAGCTACCGATTTCCGGAGCGCTTGATGGCTATTCCCATATTGTACTGGGCACTGGGATAATCTGGATTGATGCGCAGGGCCTGCCTGTAGTATTGCACGGCTTCATCATATCTTCCAAGAAGTTGCATGAGATTACCGAGATTATTGCTGGCCTCGGCATATTGAGGGTCGAACCGTAACGCCTCGCGCAGATGATAAAGCGCTTCGGTATAATTCCCCTGACGCGCAAGAAGACTGCCGAGATTATTGTGGGCCTTGGCATTGTTGTGGTTGAATATCAATGCCTGCCTGAAATGGAGAACCGCTTCATCAAATATGCCCATGTTCTTGAGAGCAATTCCCAGGTTATTATGGGCCTCAACAAAAGACGGTTTGAGCACCAACGCCTTCTGATAATTCTTAATTGCCGCGTCACTGTTCCCCGCTTCAGCTAATGCCAGGCCCAGATTGTTATAAGGCCTGGGATTCTGCGGCGCCTTTATCGTGCAATCGTACCAGAAGACAACAGGATTCAGCCAAAGGCTGTTTCTTTCATAAGTCCAGAAAGACAGAAACACAATGGCGACTGCCAGCCCGGAAATCAGCAGCCAGTCTTTCCGCATCTCTCGGCAGCAAAACACCATTGCCGGCACAAAAAACATCATTGAAGGCAGATAGGTCCTGTGCTCAAAAATAATCTCGAGCCCGATAAATGATGATTCAATTACCAGGTTTCCCAGGAACCAGAAAATTGAGAAAGCCACCAGCCGATGTTTTCTGGCATTGATTGCCGCAAAAAGCAACAGAACCAGAATCAATCCAAAGGAAAACAAGGTTGACAGCGGCTCAAAAAGAGACTGTGAAACCAGAAAATCATATTCCAGACTCAGCCTTGAAGGATGAGGAAAAAAGAGCAACGAAATATAATGGACAATTACTCTGAACTCTGTAAAAACTCTTTCAGTAAGTGTGAAATCCCTGACCTGATAGGTGGCCAATATCGTCCGGAATGGATCTTTTCCCAGGTAAAAAAAGGCCACAGCTCCCAGAAAAAGTAAGACACCGAGCAGCCACGGGGCTTTCTTTTTTAACCAGGCAAGACTTAAATCCTG
The Pseudomonadota bacterium DNA segment above includes these coding regions:
- a CDS encoding tetratricopeptide repeat protein: MNSLPCIIRALLLLSMILWGGIIYSNTLDVPFYFDDTSNIEENRAIHLRDFSLSSLLGAGEKSILPKRVVANISFAVNQYFHGNAVPGYHLVNIAIHLITTLFLFFFVRSTLVLNAQWDRSESTNPDTIAFAVAFLWMVHPLQVQSVTYIVQRMNSLSAMFFIVAMYGYAQGRISETGRVSRLWFLGAFISGLFALGSKEIAATLPFCILLYEWFFFQDLSLAWLKKKAPWLLGVLLFLGAVAFFYLGKDPFRTILATYQVRDFTLTERVFTEFRVIVHYISLLFFPHPSRLSLEYDFLVSQSLFEPLSTLFSFGLILVLLLFAAINARKHRLVAFSIFWFLGNLVIESSFIGLEIIFEHRTYLPSMMFFVPAMVFCCREMRKDWLLISGLAVAIVFLSFWTYERNSLWLNPVVFWYDCTIKAPQNPRPYNNLGLALAEAGNSDAAIKNYQKALVLKPSFVEAHNNLGIALKNMGIFDEAVLHFRQALIFNHNNAKAHNNLGSLLARQGNYTEALYHLREALRFDPQYAEASNNLGNLMQLLGRYDEAVQYYRQALRINPDYPSAQYNMGIAIKRSGNR